The sequence below is a genomic window from Amia ocellicauda isolate fAmiCal2 chromosome 6, fAmiCal2.hap1, whole genome shotgun sequence.
TAtcggtgtgtcagtgagtgtgtattGGTGTGTCAGTGAATATGTATCGgtttgtttgtgagtgtgtatcAGTGCGTATTAATGTGTCAGTGAATGTGTGTATCATTGTGTAACAgcgtgtctgtgtctgagtgtgtgtcattgagtgtgtatcagtgtgtcagtgagtttattggtgtgtcagtgagtatgtatcagtgtgtattggTATGTCAGTGAGTATGTAttagtgtgtatatgtgtgtcaatgagtgtgtatcagtgtatctgtgtgtcagtgagtgtgtatcagtgtatctgtgtgtcagtgagtgtgtatcagtgtgtatcggtgtgtcagtgagtgtgtattGGTGTGTCAGTGAATATGTATCGGtttgtctgtgagtgtgtatcagtgtgtattaATGTGTCAGTGAATGTGTGTATCATTGTGTAACAgcgtgtctgtgtctgagtgtgtgtcattgagtgtgtatcagtgtgtcagtgagtatgtatcagtgtgtattggTATGTCAGTGAGTATGTAttagtgtgtatatgtgtgtcaatgagtgtgtatcagtgtatctgtgtgtcagtgagtgtgtatcagtgtgtatctgtgtgtcagtgagtgtgtatcagtgtgtatctgtgtgtcagtgagtgtgtatcagtgtgtattggTGTGTCAGTGAATATGTATCGGtttgtctgtgagtgtgtatcagtgtgtattaATGTGTCAGTGAATGTGTGTATCATTGTGTAACAgcgtgtctgtgtctgagtgtgtgtcattgagtgtgtatcagtgtgtcagtgagtgtttattggtgtgtcagtgagtatgtatcagtgtgtattggTATGTCAGTGAGTATGTATTAGTGTGAatatgtgtgtcagtgagtgtgtatcagtgtgtatctgtgtgtcagtgagtgtgtatcagtgtgtattggTGTGTCAGTGAATATGTATCGGtttgtctgtgagtgtgtatcagtgtgtattaATGTGTCAGTGAATGTGTGTATCATTGTGTAACAGCATGtcagtgtgtctgagtgtgtgtcattgagggtgtgtcagtgagtgtgtatctgtgtatcagtgtgtaagTAAgtttgtgtcagtgagtgtgtatcagtgtgtatcagtgtgtattggTGTGTCACTGAGTATGTAttagtgtgtatatgtgtgtcagtgagtgtgtatcAGTTtatctgtgtgtcagtgagtgtgtcagtgaatgTGTGTATCATTGTGTAACAGCATGtcagtgtgtctgagtgtgtgtcattgagtgtgtatcagtgtatcGGTGTGTCAGTATGTATGTGAGTGCATATGTGTGTTAGTGTGGATTTTCAGAAAGTATGACACCCCTGCTTCATAGAAAAAAGACAGAATACATCTTTATTTAGTGTGAGAGACATTAATAACAATCTCAGAGTGGCTACGGTTTCCATACAATTCAGAATTACATGTGCAGTTTGTCTTgcgtttgtctgtttttttagcCAACAATAGAAACTGGAaatggcaaaataataataataaaataataataaaataaataaaacaaatgcgaCCAGAAACACGTGCGACTGTGACGCATGTTGGAATGACTGATCACAGCAGAtaaaaactgtttttgtttgtttgtttgcttcagaatataaaataactttaatatataataacaataataatcataataacagtaataacaatGAGAATTATAAGAATAcctactatatattttttatgcaagaaagaaaaaacatagaGAGAAATAGGAAAattcaaaaacattttgaacatttgggacatttttgtattcatgtatttatttatttcaaggaAGAATAATTATGGGAAATAGTTTGTAATTTGGATTAGAAGTGGAGAGGAACCTCCAATATGTGTtaataaagacacacacacacacacacacacacacacacacacagaggcataTAATGACAATGTTCACATTGGGAGGGACCAGAGTTGGATTAGCAGGTGGACAAGTCAATAGGATTACAGAGGGGGTTTGGGTTGGCTTTTGATTTGTCCGTTTGGCATTTGACTTGTTTTAATGGCGAGGGGGACTGCAGCCCTGCTGTTCATTAACTGATtgtgtaaataattaattagcTAAGTAATTCATTCTGGACCAGGATGTAAATGGTACCTATAGCATGTTTGATTGGATCATTTTCCAAATATGGGCGTTTCTAGGTCATTTGGTGTTGTCAGGCTGCTGAAATTATACGCTCGGGTTTACAGGgataaactgtttaaaaatgtcCATTTAAAAACGCTCTCCAAACACATATGATTCAATAAAAGTAATTGATGAGGTTTAGCCaagctgttctctctctctctctctctctctctctctctctctctctctctctctcctacaaCTGCTATTCTCACTCCCTTGGCAGTCATAGCTGTGCCCCCACTCCCCCCCCAACAAGACTgcaaaatggtaaaaaaaaatacaattaaaaaacaaagaaaaagtcaCACAATCGCACAAAACATCATACAACTTCATAATTATTAGAGACCAAACTGATATTTAACACAACATAtgtacaatacaaaaacaaaatacagcgacaacaacaatacagaccaaaacaataataaaataagctaATACATTGTACACACAAGTGTTACTGTAACACAAGCAGTGGTGAAGACTTTCAGTGTAATGGAGACAAataacataacaacaataataataataataataacaataatagatacattgttttcttttcagacaaaacaggaaagaaatagccttcattttggttattaataaatcaataataataatgataaaaaaagatatatatatttatgtatttaaaacaaaaatggattTTATACACAATCTCTGAGGGTGTCGTGTGTGACCTCCTCACATGCGACCTTTGACCTGCGCAGCCGTGAGCGGAGAGTCGCGGTTACGGCCCGGTCAGCGCCGACGCTCCCACCCTGACCTACACACAGTCTGTGTCAGGAGGTCGGAGACTGAGGCTGTGCATGTGGTCAGATCCCAGGTCCCGAGGCTAAGGTACAGACTCTGAGCTTAGTCCTCAACACGTGATCTCTATAGACAGATTCTATAGCACAGACTATAGCAAAAATCCTGGATAAGCGCACAGGTTCGCACTGAGACCACTTACACCTACAGCTCTCTATAGCGATGCATCGTAGGAGTCCTTCAGTGTCTCTACAGCCGCTCCGACACTGAAGCGCTGGCtctgcacagccacacagcacgCCTGCACCCAGAGGTGTGTAGTGAGCCCCTTGTGTGtgaacacgtgtgtgtgtgtttgtgtctgtcagtgtcactttgtgtgtgtgtgtgtgcttgcatCTGTGAGAGAAAGTGtgagtttgtgtctgtgtgtgcttgtgtatgtgtgagtctgAGTGTGACcgtttgtgtatgtgtctgtgtgagagtgagaggaatatatgtgtgtttgtaggtATGAGTGTGAGAGCCGTGTTTTGtatgagtgagagagtgtggaCTTGAGCCTATGCCCACTGCATCCCTCCAGCCTGGCCTGCGGTGAGTTTGGTGAAGTTCATGCAGTAGGATCGGAGAGAGCGTTGCGTTCTGCTCATGCTGGGGTAttaacgacaacaacaacaaaaacaataacaataataaaagagCTGGATTATACTGCCACACTGTAGAGGCTCAGTCCTCCCCCGGCCCTGTGTCCCAAACTGAAATTTCCACCCGTGTTTTCTTCTCAACAATTAAGTAATTTCAGACTACTGTCCTTTCCTTATGTCTATGTGTCCTGTCGGCCCCTGGGCTGCCCCTGTGTGTCAATTGCTGTGACCTGTCCTGTTCATCCCATCGGTGTCGTTAAATGCGTTCTGCACTGTCCTGTATTATAagtgtatttaaatgtgcaCAACAGGGAAGCTGAATAGCACTATCTGTCTGTCGGCAAATCCCTGGTGGCCTTGGCTGTTGTGCCAGTGAGAGTTCAGACATTGTCCTAACTGAGATTATACTGGATTATACTCAACCCAATTATACTCACAGTGGGGCCCTCGTCTCATCTCGTCTCCCCCCTCAGCTACCCCGTCCCCATCCCCAGTCCTAGTAGTGTATAGTCCACCCCCCCGTCCTCCTGCATCTTGCAGTTACAGACAGTTGCACTGGCCCAGTCTGGGATGGTGTAAATACTGCACTCAACTGTAGACTGCAGCTAGGATTCTTCCTGTCTAGTAACTTGGATTGGACTGAATACCCTTTCTACCCTCCCTCCCAGTTTAGGATAGTTAGTTTATTATTGTATCGTCCtgaactgccccccccccaaagaaaaaatatatatatactttgtaGATTGACACCTCAGATGGTATGATCTGGCGTTTTTCTGTGCATTTCTTCCACtagaaaattaatatttttcctCAACAATGGGACCACCGTGGCAGGGGGCTTTGAGGGAGAACACAGAGGGGGGACCCAGGGAGCCACACAGCCCATCTTGACGGGCCCCCACCCCCTTACCGGATCACGCCTCGAACCCgggaccccccaccccccgccaaGAGTCAAATGATCCCAGGTACTGAATGCACTTTTTTGTCTCTTAACTCTCGAGAACTCTGACTGCACTGCGGCCGGTTGATTAGTGTTGTTTTCCTGTGGTGTCTTGTCCCCCTCAGCCTGACAGCATCTGGGATAGTTTGTGTGACCTAGTCCTtcccccccctcccaccccGCTCATGCCACGCCCATAGTGCAGCGAGTCGGAgctggggagggcaggaggGGATGGGGGTGGTGAGGGGAAAGGGGATTGGGGATAGGGAGGGGATTGGGGatagggaggggagggagggagggaaggcgGGGGGAAggtcgggggggggggtttgttaATGACTTACTGCATTAACTTCACCAACTGGGGGCCCCTGAGCgccatcccccacccccccagcagGGCCCCGTGGAGCCACTCTTCCCTTGGCACGCGCAGCTGCACACCAAACCCCGGGTCGCTGAGGGCTGGGACAGGAGCCGAGTGAGTGCTGTGCCCctctcctcttcttcctcctcctccgccgcctcctcctccttgcTCTCTCGCTCCCCCAACCTCGTCCCTCGCCGCTGCCgccgccgcctcctcctcctccttctctctcgccccctccctgtctctctctctctccccgcccCTTGCTATGTTTCAGGGCCGAGAGAGGGTGGTGTAGACCGGCTGCTCCCAGTGGGTGGGGCTGTGGGACTGGGGCACGCTGGAGGGGTCGGCGATGGCCGTATACAGGGGTCTCTGTGTGGGGCCCATATAGGAAAAGGCAGAGTATAACCCCGAGGGCTGGCCCGAGTGACTGTAGTAGGAGCTGGAGGTCTGGTGGTCAGGGTAGTCGAACTGGGCACGGCTGGCCAGCGCCGGGAAGGCCGAGCCGTAGTGGGGTAGGCTGAGGGGGGTGTATGTGAGCTGGGACCCGGGGGGCTGCTCCCCGAAGTGCACCCCCGCTCCCCCCGCACCCCCCACGCCCCCTGCCTCACTCTTAATCTGGGTCTTCCCTGGGTCAGGGCCCACGCCgccgtgctgctgctgctgctgctgctgctgtttggaCAACCAGCTGCTGGAGTGGCCGCTGCTCCcccccgccgccgccgccgcggCTGCCGCCAGCGCACTACTCAGGCCATAAGGGTACGAGGACCCCGGGCCAGGCTGCCCCCCAGGGTGCCCGTTGGGGGGCAGGTACTGGTCGAACTCGTTGACGTCGAAAGGCTCCATGTTGCTCATGACGTCGTGGCTGATGTCACCGATGTCCATGTTGCCAAAATCGATGTGGGGTTTGCCCCCTGGACCTGAACCTCCCCCGCTAGCTGCTACGCCTCCCTCCGCCCCACCCACTGCCAGTGAGGATCCACCCCTCTGCCCCACCTCTCTCTTGCCTTCCCCTGCCACCTTGCTGCCTGCCTGCAGCTCAGTcttgggggtggtggggggtgtaGGGGGGCTGTGGCTCTGACCTGCAACACAGATGcaatcagaaagaaagagagtgagagagaagtttggagagtgagagagaaacacacacacacacacagggtgaggtgcccaacacacacacacacacacacacacacactcccacagtGGACTGACTGAGAGACAGGCAGATAGATAAGCAGAGAGGAAAGGCcatgggggagggagagagagagagagaggggtggaggaagggagagagagtgggcgagagggagagaggcaaagagagggggagaagcTCACCAGTTGGATGTGGGTGGTGCCCGTCGGCCAGCGGAGACCCCGCACCCCCGGGGTGGGCGTGCTCCAGGTGCACACTCTTGTAGTGTGACTGGCTGTGGTTGACCTCACCCTCGGAGTGGGCGTCGCCCTCGGAGCCTGGCCCGGCCTTGCCGTTCTTGCGGCGGCGCGGCTGGTACTTGTACTCGGGGTAGTCCTTCTTGTGCTGCTTTCTGAGCCGCTCTGCCTCCTCGATGAAGGGGCGCTTATCGTTCTCGTTCAGCAGCCTGCTCCAGGGGGGGCACGATATGGGGCAGGGGCAGAGGGAGGGCAAGGGCAGGGGGAGGGGGCACAAGTACACCTTTAATACCTGAGATTCCACACCTGAAACTCAATGCCTACTGTATGAGCGTTACTCCCCTGAGACTCAACATTAACACCTGAGACTCCGCACACACAGCCTGAGACTCAACACTGAGATCTGAGATTCAGCACTGACAgtgtctgctgttttttgttccaacaggagatcccaattacttaatgaatgtcattatttacataggtaggcttatctaaaaTGTTCCTTCTCTATATTTATAGCCAATATCTTACAATTTGTTGATGACTCAAAAcattgaacccacagaacatatcagagtctggagagaagtgttaaattcatccacttaattgtttaattagaccaattaaggagcagACAGCTGGGCTGGAacgaaacccagcagacactgcagccccccaggactggagtctgacacccctgcggTTACACACAGCAACTCCTCCCTGTATCTGTGTATAAAGCTCAGTGTGTTCACATCCCAGCAGTTCATCCCAGAGGGGCACACGCAACTTTCACTCATGTGTTCATCAAAAGAGAATCATCTGTTGCGGAATACAAACACAACTGAAcgaatacaaaataacaaaacccgATGAGAGTCTGGGGTAATCTGAACATCAGCGGCCATCGTGGGGCTTCAAAGCCCAGCCTGGAAACTTGAAAAGACTATTTCCTCTCAGGCCAGTTGGATAATTCAGCTCATGGGGCTCATTGCACCACTCCATCTGTCAGCCAGAGCCTGAAACTACAGCCACTAATCGAGTTTGTCCAGAACCTCAGGAATGTGATCAGAAGATCagtgggaaaataaaaaaaaaacttttaaaaaagGATTCTTTATTAGATTTGTGCGTCTTTAAAGGGCTGATATTGGGTTACGGAAAAAATGTTTGCGCTGGTAGACAGATCAGTCCaatgtgtctgagtgtgtgtggccgtctgtgtgggtgtgtgagagacagtgtgtcgatatgtctccctctctctatgtggtgtgtgtatgtggtgtgTGAAAGATGTTGTGTCTCTGAGGCTCTATCTCTgtatctgtgtctctctgcttATGTGACTCTGAAATTAATCCTGACtgaatttatatatgtgtgtgtgtgtgtatgtatttattttccccagtCCCACATCCTAGGGTGACACACTGTTGGTCCTACGTTGGGTTCCCATAAGATTGATTGAAAGAATGAAATCCAAAACTGAAATCGAGTGGGTCTGTTACTGTACTACAGCATAATGGCATTATAATCTAAATGGAAATAAAGATATGAGATTTAtggtaaacataaataaatggggGGGGTATCAGTTTAACCTCCTTGTCCTGCTAATTTTCtcttattaattatattaagcTCCAATCAGACCGCCACTCTCGCCTCTGCTGTCACAAGGCCCTGTTGGGAGCATTTTCATCAAAGGGATTAGGTAGCGGGAATCCCTCTAATACACGCCGGCCCTCcctccccttccctctctcGGCCTCTGATCGCCGCCCGGGTGGTGCACAATGGCCCAGTGTGATGGACACAATGGGCAGATCATGCGCAGCGCTGCGTGGGAACCGTGCGTTATAGTGCGCGCGTGCGCACACGGCAGGGGCGCCTCATCCCGGCTGTCAGTCATCCGAGAGCCACCGTGGGTGTGCGCACGCGTACTGTAAATACGTTAAAAGTATGTCGTATCGTACATCGTTTTATGGATGgatgtttttggttttaaacacTCGAGCTGGTTCATTCCGGATGGGAGACGTTGACTCAcaacaagcaaataaataaatcgccCCGTCCTAACGCGCTTTATCCACGGTTAACCGAGGGCCAGTCAGCCGCCTCGCCCAGGCCCgcacctcccctcctcccgggaCCGCAGTCACATCATGTGGGAAGGATGGTAAATACGAGCT
It includes:
- the sox10 gene encoding transcription factor SOX-10 isoform X2 is translated as MSGEEHSLSEVEMSPDASEDGHSLSPGPSSGAAGGESPLPGQPLQGAGLDGPGASGVKPEEEDDRFPIGIREAVSQVLNGYDWTLVPMPVRVNSGNKSKPHVKRPMNAFMVWAQAARRKLADQYPHLHNAELSKTLGKLWRLLNENDKRPFIEEAERLRKQHKKDYPEYKYQPRRRKNGKAGPGSEGDAHSEGEVNHSQSHYKSVHLEHAHPGGAGSPLADGHHPHPTGQSHSPPTPPTTPKTELQAGSKVAGEGKREVGQRGGSSLAVGGAEGGVAASGGGSGPGGKPHIDFGNMDIGDISHDVMSNMEPFDVNEFDQYLPPNGHPGGQPGPGSSYPYGLSSALAAAAAAAAGGSSGHSSSWLSKQQQQQQQQHGGVGPDPGKTQIKSEAGGVGGAGGAGVHFGEQPPGSQLTYTPLSLPHYGSAFPALASRAQFDYPDHQTSSSYYSHSGQPSGLYSAFSYMGPTQRPLYTAIADPSSVPQSHSPTHWEQPVYTTLSRP
- the sox10 gene encoding transcription factor SOX-10 isoform X1 → MSGEEHSLSEVEMSPDASEDGHSLSPGPSSGAAGGESPLPGQPLQGAGLDGPGASGVKPEEEDDRFPIGIREAVSQVLNGYDWTLVPMPVRVNSGNKSKPHVKRPMNAFMVWAQAARRKLADQYPHLHNAELSKTLGKLWSRLLNENDKRPFIEEAERLRKQHKKDYPEYKYQPRRRKNGKAGPGSEGDAHSEGEVNHSQSHYKSVHLEHAHPGGAGSPLADGHHPHPTGQSHSPPTPPTTPKTELQAGSKVAGEGKREVGQRGGSSLAVGGAEGGVAASGGGSGPGGKPHIDFGNMDIGDISHDVMSNMEPFDVNEFDQYLPPNGHPGGQPGPGSSYPYGLSSALAAAAAAAAGGSSGHSSSWLSKQQQQQQQQHGGVGPDPGKTQIKSEAGGVGGAGGAGVHFGEQPPGSQLTYTPLSLPHYGSAFPALASRAQFDYPDHQTSSSYYSHSGQPSGLYSAFSYMGPTQRPLYTAIADPSSVPQSHSPTHWEQPVYTTLSRP